In a genomic window of Planctomycetaceae bacterium:
- a CDS encoding ATPase, T2SS/T4P/T4SS family: protein MADRKQSQKKAKGAEPEEQEEDLEQVLFQGPMFGREANLKANARLVQMALVPVKNMISDALARRSHTVVMEPANNRVGIRFVIDGVAYPAAAVPGSKGMAMLQMMKLLAGLDINQRREPQEGGVKAEFEGTPYQLLVDSTPVRTGGERVRIKIENTKKSLVKPADVGMPETLKEKIRHFTSDRSGVVLVCGPADTGVTTLSICTLHAIDPYLYSVYNLADVRGKELTNVTDFTPEEGHDLEMSLERLERREADVLFMDPLTPDVAQTIFDFSDRLSFVAEIKSNSPIEAIQKLLQWVGPDSVIKGLRGILTQKLIRQLCEDCKQAFRPNPQLLKRLGLPPETSVLYRAPAPPAPDDPNAQTVEELCDACDGSPYHGRVAAFELLEITDTMKEVIAEGADPAAIRKQMVEDGQLTLQKDALRLVVEGKTSLEEVQRSFQPPGGRRPPKRRPRPQR, encoded by the coding sequence ATGGCTGATCGCAAGCAGTCACAGAAGAAAGCCAAAGGGGCTGAACCAGAAGAACAGGAAGAGGATCTCGAACAAGTCCTCTTTCAGGGGCCGATGTTTGGGAGGGAAGCGAATCTGAAGGCCAACGCAAGGCTGGTTCAGATGGCTTTAGTGCCGGTGAAAAACATGATCAGCGACGCGCTGGCCCGGCGGTCACACACGGTCGTCATGGAACCCGCCAATAATCGCGTCGGTATTCGTTTTGTCATTGATGGCGTCGCCTATCCTGCGGCAGCAGTGCCAGGGTCAAAAGGAATGGCGATGCTGCAAATGATGAAACTATTAGCAGGATTGGACATCAATCAGCGTCGAGAGCCGCAGGAGGGTGGCGTAAAGGCAGAGTTCGAAGGCACTCCGTACCAGTTGCTTGTGGATTCAACGCCCGTCAGGACCGGTGGGGAACGCGTCCGAATCAAGATCGAGAACACAAAGAAATCGCTCGTTAAGCCGGCCGACGTTGGGATGCCGGAAACGCTGAAGGAAAAGATTCGACACTTTACGTCCGACCGAAGCGGAGTCGTGCTGGTGTGCGGCCCCGCAGACACGGGCGTAACAACGTTGTCCATTTGTACCCTGCATGCGATCGATCCTTATCTGTATTCAGTCTACAATCTGGCCGATGTCCGCGGCAAAGAACTCACTAACGTGACAGACTTTACTCCGGAAGAAGGTCATGACCTGGAAATGAGCCTTGAACGTCTGGAGCGTCGAGAGGCTGATGTTCTTTTCATGGATCCGCTGACGCCTGACGTTGCACAGACGATTTTTGACTTTTCCGACCGTCTCTCGTTTGTCGCCGAAATCAAATCGAATTCCCCCATTGAAGCCATTCAAAAGCTGCTTCAATGGGTGGGGCCGGACTCTGTCATCAAAGGTTTGCGGGGAATTCTCACGCAAAAATTGATTCGCCAGTTGTGCGAAGACTGCAAACAGGCGTTTCGTCCAAACCCGCAATTGCTGAAACGTCTGGGGCTACCACCAGAGACGAGCGTGTTGTATCGAGCGCCGGCACCGCCTGCTCCCGACGATCCCAATGCGCAAACAGTGGAAGAATTGTGCGACGCCTGTGATGGATCACCTTATCATGGACGCGTGGCTGCATTCGAACTACTGGAGATCACCGATACAATGAAGGAAGTGATCGCAGAAGGTGCTGACCCGGCCGCAATCCGAAAACAAATGGTGGAAGACGGGCAGTTGACACTGCAGAAAGATGCCCTTCGTCTTGTTGTCGAAGGAAAGACTTCTCTGGAAGAAGTGCAGCGGTCGTTCCAGCCACCCGGCGGGCGCCGGCCACCCAAGCGTCGTCCGCGCCCACAACGATAG
- a CDS encoding phosphodiesterase: MNTIRILQLTDLHVFDEPEKCLKGIPTRESLLNVVKHIRETQADFDHVVITGDHTHDEKPESYQAVRSILGDWGSKLWQVPGNHDDRDVLRSVFEDRVAGAIPGRITFQFEAGNWLCLGLDTHVPGQVHGQIDQEQIDWIESAVASHQSNLSEEESASAFCVGLFLHHPPVMLGSPWMDAIGLHGMDRLQSMIIRNPAIKFCCCGHVHHESSNQIGQCQVLTTPSTGIQFAPEGEVPNFVAGAPGFRIIELHDASFTTRVERLPQVRYIPVDN, encoded by the coding sequence ATGAACACCATTCGTATTCTGCAATTGACAGACTTGCATGTCTTTGATGAACCCGAGAAGTGCCTGAAAGGCATTCCGACGCGGGAATCGTTGCTGAATGTTGTGAAGCACATTCGCGAAACACAGGCCGACTTCGATCATGTGGTGATCACTGGAGATCACACGCACGACGAGAAACCGGAAAGCTATCAGGCTGTCCGGTCAATTCTGGGAGACTGGGGCTCCAAACTCTGGCAAGTGCCCGGAAATCACGACGACCGTGATGTACTGCGCTCAGTCTTTGAAGATCGCGTTGCCGGGGCGATACCGGGGCGCATCACCTTTCAGTTTGAGGCCGGCAACTGGCTGTGTCTGGGGCTGGATACACATGTTCCCGGGCAGGTCCATGGGCAAATCGATCAGGAACAGATCGACTGGATTGAATCGGCCGTAGCATCGCATCAGAGCAATTTGTCTGAAGAGGAATCCGCCAGTGCCTTCTGCGTCGGACTTTTCTTACATCATCCGCCCGTGATGCTGGGCAGCCCCTGGATGGATGCCATTGGACTGCATGGCATGGACCGCCTGCAATCGATGATCATCAGGAATCCCGCGATAAAGTTTTGTTGTTGTGGCCACGTTCATCATGAATCTTCAAATCAAATAGGACAGTGCCAGGTTCTGACGACTCCGTCTACCGGAATTCAGTTCGCCCCTGAGGGTGAAGTGCCGAACTTTGTCGCTGGCGCTCCGGGCTTTCGAATTATCGAACTCCATGATGCCTCATTTACAACCCGCGTGGAACGACTGCCGCAGGTGAGATACATACCGGTAGACAACTAG
- a CDS encoding (Fe-S)-binding protein: MNEEPVASTAASHLEELTSCVHCGFCLEVCPTYQLTGDENNSPRGRLRLWREEADGRLGLDPWTVQYTNECVGCLACETSCPANVPYGDILEVVRHQHVETNRNRLSPSLRMAAFVAQHQWLMNLTSLPIRFLRRWSPIGIPLGLPSPFWMAARSALALSGAPATLMSTHAYADRLMKRHRPTGPRVALFTGCLMESVFREINFATVRVLIENNIQVIVPSSQTCCGAMHEHLGLSHPESLRDLNSRFFSGTHVDAVLTNSSGCGLALSKTPGIPPVVDVLEYLGRHSIRMRLNRPPESRVFLDLPCHLVHGQRLDLIPESVMDATGYQWNLAPMSRECCGSGGTYHLQKPENSEQILSRKSEFLNQAPGDPLILATSNHVCMMQWQSAALKNMVRRPFLVQHVIQLLDPGPAFGE; encoded by the coding sequence ATGAACGAGGAACCTGTCGCTTCAACCGCAGCCAGTCATCTGGAAGAACTTACCAGTTGTGTCCATTGCGGCTTCTGTCTGGAAGTATGTCCAACGTATCAATTGACTGGTGACGAGAACAATTCACCGCGAGGTCGACTGAGGCTGTGGCGCGAAGAAGCTGACGGCAGGCTTGGCCTGGATCCATGGACCGTTCAGTACACCAATGAATGTGTCGGGTGCCTCGCATGCGAGACGTCCTGCCCAGCGAATGTTCCCTACGGCGACATTCTGGAAGTCGTTCGTCATCAGCATGTTGAAACGAATCGCAACCGATTATCTCCGTCACTCAGGATGGCGGCCTTCGTTGCACAGCATCAGTGGTTGATGAATCTGACGAGTCTGCCGATTCGCTTCCTGCGCCGCTGGTCGCCCATTGGAATTCCTTTGGGCTTGCCTTCGCCATTCTGGATGGCTGCGCGTTCTGCTCTCGCGCTTTCGGGGGCTCCTGCGACCCTGATGTCCACTCATGCGTATGCCGACAGATTAATGAAACGTCATCGTCCAACAGGTCCGCGAGTGGCGCTGTTCACTGGCTGCCTGATGGAATCGGTTTTTCGAGAGATCAACTTCGCAACGGTCCGGGTTCTTATCGAAAACAACATTCAGGTGATTGTGCCGTCCAGTCAAACCTGCTGCGGTGCAATGCACGAACACCTGGGCCTGAGTCATCCGGAGAGCCTTCGCGATTTGAACAGCCGTTTCTTTTCCGGTACGCACGTTGATGCCGTCCTGACGAATTCATCCGGTTGCGGTCTCGCATTGTCAAAGACCCCGGGAATTCCACCCGTCGTGGATGTGCTGGAATACCTTGGAAGACATTCGATCCGAATGCGTCTCAACCGACCGCCTGAGTCTCGTGTGTTCCTTGATCTTCCGTGCCATCTGGTGCATGGTCAAAGGCTGGACCTCATACCAGAATCCGTCATGGACGCAACCGGCTACCAATGGAACCTCGCGCCGATGTCACGCGAATGTTGCGGATCAGGCGGCACCTATCACCTGCAGAAGCCCGAGAACTCTGAGCAGATCCTGAGCAGGAAATCGGAGTTTCTGAATCAGGCTCCCGGGGATCCGCTGATTCTCGCCACAAGCAATCACGTTTGTATGATGCAGTGGCAGTCGGCCGCATTGAAAAACATGGTGCGGCGACCATTTCTGGTGCAGCATGTCATTCAGTTACTTGATCCGGGACCAGCATTTGGTGAGTGA
- the purH gene encoding bifunctional phosphoribosylaminoimidazolecarboxamide formyltransferase/IMP cyclohydrolase, giving the protein MTQELRALISVSDKTGLETFVRGLTELGYEILSTGGTRKALEEAGIPVVDVSAYTGFPEIMDGRVKTLHPKVHGAILGRPTLAGDAAAIREHGIVPFQLVVVNLYPFQQTIARPDVTIPEAIEQIDIGGPSMVRSAAKNHAHVAIVTQASQYDEVLERLKSNNLDETYRRKLAAAAFEMTATYDRAISDYMAKITAEPTVDSEEYPERLNLSFVRRQTLRYGENPHQKAAFYVEENPPTSSLAFAKQLNGKELSYNNLMDLDSARAIVSDLSGPAACVIKHNNPCGCAEDEMLADAFVKAYEGDPVSAFGSIIGLNRTVDAATAEIMCEPGRFIEAVIAPGYTSEALQILTTKPKWKSNVRLMEATFDLSGRGAAEFRRVSGGLLVQDRDDLPQREDGWRVVTDRQPTEQELASLRFAWKVCRHVKSNAIVFANGREIVGVGAGQMSRLDSSFIAAFKAGERSRGGVVASDAFFPFRDGIDEAAKAGIKAVIQPGGSRNDDQVIAACNEHGMAMIFTGMRHFRH; this is encoded by the coding sequence ATGACCCAAGAACTGCGTGCCCTGATCAGTGTGAGCGACAAAACAGGACTCGAAACGTTTGTCAGAGGTCTCACCGAACTGGGGTACGAAATTCTGTCCACCGGTGGTACCCGGAAAGCTCTGGAAGAGGCTGGAATTCCTGTCGTTGATGTGTCGGCGTACACGGGTTTTCCGGAAATCATGGACGGTCGCGTGAAGACGTTGCATCCCAAAGTGCATGGTGCCATCCTGGGCCGACCAACTCTGGCCGGCGATGCAGCAGCCATACGAGAACACGGAATCGTTCCCTTCCAACTGGTCGTTGTCAATCTATATCCGTTTCAACAGACCATTGCCCGTCCTGATGTTACGATCCCGGAAGCCATCGAACAGATTGATATCGGTGGTCCTTCGATGGTCCGATCGGCGGCAAAGAACCATGCCCATGTGGCAATCGTCACACAGGCAAGCCAGTATGATGAAGTTCTCGAACGCCTGAAGTCGAACAATCTGGACGAGACCTATCGCAGAAAACTTGCGGCCGCGGCGTTTGAAATGACCGCGACGTATGATCGAGCGATCTCGGACTACATGGCGAAAATCACGGCCGAACCGACCGTTGATTCGGAGGAATACCCCGAACGGCTCAATCTTTCGTTCGTTCGTCGACAAACACTTCGGTATGGCGAAAATCCTCATCAAAAGGCCGCGTTCTACGTCGAAGAGAACCCGCCGACATCGTCACTCGCCTTCGCAAAGCAGTTGAACGGGAAAGAGTTGTCGTACAACAATTTGATGGATCTGGATTCGGCCAGGGCAATCGTCTCTGATCTTTCAGGTCCCGCAGCATGTGTGATCAAGCACAACAACCCTTGCGGATGTGCCGAAGATGAAATGCTGGCCGATGCCTTTGTGAAAGCATATGAGGGAGATCCCGTCAGCGCATTTGGTTCAATCATCGGATTGAACAGGACGGTGGACGCAGCCACGGCTGAAATCATGTGCGAACCTGGTCGCTTCATTGAAGCCGTGATTGCTCCCGGCTACACCTCAGAGGCCCTGCAGATTCTGACGACCAAACCAAAATGGAAATCGAATGTTCGCCTGATGGAGGCGACATTTGATCTGTCGGGACGCGGCGCGGCGGAGTTCCGGAGAGTGTCCGGTGGACTGCTGGTTCAGGATCGGGACGATCTGCCACAAAGGGAAGATGGCTGGAGAGTGGTAACCGATCGCCAGCCGACCGAACAGGAACTGGCATCACTTCGCTTCGCATGGAAGGTGTGCCGTCACGTTAAATCCAACGCGATTGTTTTTGCCAATGGACGCGAGATTGTGGGCGTCGGGGCTGGCCAGATGAGCCGACTCGATTCTTCCTTTATTGCAGCCTTCAAGGCGGGGGAACGAAGTCGGGGAGGTGTGGTTGCCTCAGACGCTTTCTTTCCATTCCGGGATGGAATCGACGAAGCTGCGAAGGCCGGAATCAAAGCGGTGATTCAGCCGGGTGGCTCGCGTAACGACGATCAGGTGATCGCAGCCTGCAATGAACATGGCATGGCCATGATCTTCACCGGGATGCGACATTTTCGACACTAG
- a CDS encoding formylglycine-generating enzyme family protein: MKFVSLLKPVSLCCLSFLAYGVTAGMSRAEDIPGIVNAKPADGLSVQTEKGWMVPYDVTIPNTDVTFRMIPVPPGEFLMGSPSSEEGREDIEGPQRRVAVQPFWMAETEVTWEQYKLFMNLYRSFKEFQSKRQRLVTDENMIDAITAPTPLYEPDFTFEFGDAPQQAAVSMTQYSAKQFTKWISGITGQQYRLPTEAEWEYACRAGTTTRWSFGDDPATLGEYAWYEENSGEGGTKLVRQKKPNPWGLYDMHGNAAEWVLDSYEEYKTKDGVVDAATDWQRTDQPYPRTVRGGSWEFPAEQCRSASRLGSDDEAWKEYDPNLPLSPWWFTTDPARGVGFRLTRPLKSVDRNTMEQFWMIDSEDTEFDVGDRIREGRGVLGLVDKDLPAAIKSLDE; encoded by the coding sequence ATGAAATTTGTGTCACTGTTGAAACCTGTGTCACTTTGCTGTCTGTCTTTTCTTGCATACGGCGTGACGGCCGGGATGTCACGAGCAGAGGATATCCCTGGAATTGTGAACGCAAAACCCGCGGATGGGTTGTCGGTGCAGACGGAAAAAGGATGGATGGTTCCTTACGATGTGACGATTCCCAACACGGACGTCACGTTTCGCATGATTCCCGTTCCACCCGGAGAATTCCTGATGGGCAGTCCTTCCAGTGAAGAAGGACGTGAAGACATCGAAGGTCCCCAACGCAGGGTTGCCGTACAGCCATTCTGGATGGCAGAAACAGAAGTCACGTGGGAACAATACAAGTTGTTTATGAATCTCTATCGATCGTTTAAAGAGTTTCAGTCGAAGCGACAGCGTCTGGTGACAGACGAGAACATGATTGATGCCATTACCGCCCCGACGCCACTTTACGAGCCGGACTTTACGTTCGAGTTTGGTGATGCCCCCCAACAAGCTGCTGTGTCTATGACGCAGTATTCTGCAAAGCAATTCACCAAGTGGATTTCCGGCATCACTGGACAGCAATACCGATTGCCGACTGAAGCAGAATGGGAGTACGCCTGTCGCGCGGGGACAACCACGCGATGGTCGTTCGGTGATGACCCGGCCACGCTGGGTGAGTATGCATGGTACGAAGAAAACAGTGGCGAGGGTGGCACGAAACTCGTGCGTCAGAAGAAGCCAAATCCCTGGGGTCTGTATGACATGCATGGCAACGCTGCAGAATGGGTCCTGGATTCCTATGAAGAATACAAGACGAAGGATGGCGTTGTCGACGCTGCAACGGACTGGCAACGCACTGATCAGCCATACCCTCGCACAGTTCGTGGCGGATCGTGGGAGTTTCCGGCAGAACAGTGTCGCAGTGCATCCCGCCTCGGATCTGACGATGAAGCGTGGAAGGAATACGATCCAAATCTGCCGCTTAGCCCATGGTGGTTCACTACCGATCCCGCGCGAGGCGTTGGATTTCGGCTGACGCGACCATTGAAATCCGTCGACCGTAATACCATGGAGCAATTCTGGATGATCGATAGCGAGGACACAGAATTTGATGTGGGAGATCGAATTCGCGAAGGACGTGGTGTACTCGGTCTGGTCGACAAAGATCTTCCCGCGGCGATCAAGTCTCTGGATGAATAG
- a CDS encoding TIGR02117 family protein — MAALPLEKLSACRLTCRKRFRSLSIRLLRSVTGCLLFYLFVCLIGLIPCNNDFKSAEQGVEIFVTSNAVHAEVVLPLKNEVIDWQTHFPAGHFTRSGFSATHVGFGWGDRGFFLQTPEWVDLKLTTACNALFLPSSACLHVTMQSRPDRGSSIRSVRISELQYRDLVDAIREVIPANPAPIKNATYTGYDAFYEAAGTYHLFNTCNCWVGKMLKTAGVRVGHLMS, encoded by the coding sequence ATGGCCGCATTACCTTTGGAGAAACTTTCTGCATGTCGGCTAACGTGCAGAAAGCGGTTTCGTTCCCTTTCGATCCGATTGTTGAGGTCCGTAACTGGTTGTTTACTGTTCTATCTGTTTGTCTGCCTGATTGGACTGATTCCGTGCAACAACGATTTCAAATCAGCGGAACAAGGCGTTGAAATCTTCGTCACGTCGAATGCTGTTCACGCAGAAGTCGTGTTGCCTCTGAAGAATGAGGTTATCGATTGGCAAACCCATTTTCCGGCCGGGCACTTCACGCGTTCAGGCTTTTCTGCAACGCATGTCGGATTCGGCTGGGGAGATCGTGGATTCTTTCTGCAAACTCCGGAATGGGTTGACCTGAAACTGACCACGGCTTGCAACGCTTTGTTTCTTCCGTCGTCTGCTTGCCTGCACGTGACGATGCAATCCAGACCCGATCGCGGTTCCAGCATCAGGTCTGTGCGAATCAGTGAGCTCCAGTACCGTGATCTGGTGGATGCGATTCGAGAAGTCATTCCGGCGAATCCCGCTCCGATCAAGAATGCAACCTATACCGGGTACGACGCATTCTACGAAGCCGCCGGAACGTATCACTTGTTCAATACGTGCAATTGCTGGGTCGGGAAGATGCTGAAGACTGCGGGAGTTCGTGTTGGGCACCTAATGTCTTGA
- a CDS encoding FAD-binding protein: MSSFAGANENHRLIRRLGEIIRRGRVLSAPAQLAGYDADGLGYKTFRPDAVVIPADADELSELMSHATALDVPVTIRGAGTSLSGGPVAAQGGVVVHTSSLKQIRHIEPKGFWCEVECSVTLNQLDAAVQPFGLFYPPDPSSGAVCTIGGNVAMNAGGAHCFRYGVTSNYVLGVEAIMLDGTVHQFGGPAGGRGKWCHDWKRLMIGSEGTLAAFTRFWLRLLPRPEKCWTYRATFRDLNAVEKVIHRLAHHASFPVAIEMMDPRCVAMVENSPMAVGLPRDAFLIVAEIDGPTDLVDSRAEEVRELFVTCGAMAVEYSDDEVARQGLWKARKVAGGLMGQMSPDFLVQDAVIPKAALASALKLVYDEADAAGLPVVNVFHAGDGNLHPNFLFDSRRPGELEKVEAISKRLMHFVVQAGGTLSGEHGIGNDKSAYMPLVFHGDSLRLQLAVPRVFNAAHQLNPGKVFQTRQFQGVSTLNSVQATPEAARAKLEQSEERLFTTYFDETDGIICVSASVTGSELSELCKPAGFRFPLLLSDDCSLFDQFRASGYAPASSRFGAICDNITGVNWKLPSGRRVRIGERVVKSTTGFDLLRFLLHADKVFGEPTGFVLRLRPVSDTNCRFDLTGDTSNVNSAAEYLINTCWIHWLDAVSIIVEDPESGTLSIRIDLNCPSVEWDVYATFLQGFAQQFHLNYEFAMGYCRRRSALPDIVLKTTPDQVMNLALQIGESECECLCEAIVTHGVLHVYFNEGSDPDKSAADRILSIRNRVTDLAVRFERQLTDVGGDWQSRHIERHVVNEHELDWHRILFEEFASE, from the coding sequence ATGAGCAGTTTCGCAGGAGCCAACGAGAATCACCGGTTGATCCGGCGGCTTGGTGAAATCATCCGTCGCGGACGGGTGCTGTCCGCTCCGGCGCAGCTTGCGGGATACGACGCCGATGGGCTTGGATACAAGACGTTTCGACCTGACGCAGTGGTTATCCCGGCCGATGCAGACGAACTCTCTGAACTTATGTCGCACGCGACAGCACTCGATGTCCCTGTAACGATTCGGGGGGCAGGGACTTCGTTGTCGGGAGGACCTGTGGCGGCTCAGGGCGGGGTTGTTGTTCACACGTCTTCGCTGAAACAGATCCGCCATATTGAACCGAAAGGGTTTTGGTGCGAGGTCGAGTGTAGTGTTACCCTGAATCAGCTTGATGCCGCCGTTCAGCCTTTTGGCCTGTTCTACCCGCCCGATCCTTCCAGCGGAGCGGTCTGCACAATCGGCGGTAACGTTGCGATGAACGCCGGTGGAGCGCATTGTTTCCGGTATGGCGTGACAAGCAATTATGTGCTGGGGGTGGAAGCAATCATGCTGGATGGCACAGTGCACCAGTTTGGCGGGCCCGCCGGGGGACGCGGGAAATGGTGTCACGACTGGAAGCGTCTGATGATTGGCTCCGAAGGCACGCTTGCAGCATTCACTCGGTTCTGGCTGAGGCTGCTGCCTCGCCCGGAAAAATGCTGGACATATCGGGCCACGTTTCGCGACCTGAATGCCGTTGAGAAAGTCATTCATCGTCTCGCCCACCATGCTTCTTTTCCTGTGGCCATCGAAATGATGGACCCGCGTTGCGTTGCGATGGTCGAAAACAGTCCGATGGCAGTCGGGCTTCCGCGAGACGCCTTTCTGATCGTAGCGGAAATTGACGGCCCGACGGACCTTGTTGATTCTCGTGCTGAGGAGGTCAGAGAACTCTTTGTGACATGCGGCGCTATGGCGGTCGAGTACAGCGATGATGAAGTTGCGCGGCAGGGGCTTTGGAAGGCCCGAAAAGTGGCGGGAGGACTCATGGGACAAATGAGCCCCGACTTTCTGGTGCAGGATGCGGTGATTCCCAAAGCGGCACTGGCATCAGCACTGAAACTGGTGTACGACGAAGCTGATGCGGCTGGGTTGCCTGTTGTGAATGTTTTCCACGCGGGTGATGGAAATCTGCATCCGAATTTTCTTTTTGATTCGAGACGCCCTGGTGAACTGGAAAAAGTCGAAGCCATCAGTAAACGCTTGATGCATTTCGTTGTTCAGGCGGGGGGGACATTGTCCGGCGAACACGGCATCGGGAACGACAAGTCGGCCTACATGCCGCTGGTATTCCATGGCGATTCGCTGCGTCTTCAACTTGCTGTTCCCCGTGTGTTCAATGCGGCTCACCAACTGAATCCCGGGAAGGTATTTCAGACGCGGCAGTTTCAGGGGGTATCGACTTTGAATTCAGTGCAGGCGACGCCAGAGGCAGCCAGAGCGAAACTCGAGCAGTCAGAGGAACGACTATTCACGACATACTTCGACGAAACGGATGGAATCATCTGTGTGTCGGCGTCCGTGACCGGCAGTGAACTCAGTGAACTATGCAAACCTGCCGGATTTCGTTTTCCTCTACTGCTTTCCGATGACTGCTCGTTGTTCGATCAGTTTCGGGCAAGTGGATATGCTCCCGCGTCTTCTCGATTTGGCGCGATCTGTGACAACATCACGGGCGTCAACTGGAAATTGCCGAGCGGTCGACGTGTGCGAATCGGGGAACGCGTTGTTAAGTCAACCACCGGATTCGACCTGCTCAGGTTTCTGCTTCATGCTGACAAAGTATTCGGTGAACCCACTGGTTTTGTCCTTCGCCTTCGACCAGTGTCCGATACGAATTGCAGGTTTGATCTCACGGGTGATACTTCGAACGTGAATTCTGCAGCAGAATACCTGATCAACACTTGCTGGATACACTGGTTAGACGCAGTCAGTATCATTGTTGAAGACCCGGAATCCGGGACTTTGTCCATTCGCATCGATTTGAACTGTCCATCGGTTGAATGGGATGTTTACGCAACATTTCTTCAGGGATTTGCTCAGCAATTTCATTTGAATTACGAGTTTGCGATGGGGTACTGTCGTCGCAGGTCTGCTTTGCCGGACATCGTTCTTAAGACAACACCCGATCAGGTAATGAACCTGGCCCTGCAGATCGGGGAATCCGAGTGTGAGTGTCTCTGTGAGGCAATCGTGACCCATGGGGTACTGCATGTTTATTTCAATGAAGGCAGCGATCCTGACAAATCGGCTGCCGACAGGATTCTATCGATTCGAAACCGAGTCACGGATCTGGCGGTTCGTTTTGAAAGGCAGTTAACGGACGTCGGAGGTGATTGGCAATCCCGTCATATCGAGCGTCACGTCGTCAATGAGCATGAACTGGACTGGCACAGAATTCTGTTCGAGGAATTTGCGTCCGAATGA